One genomic segment of Culturomica massiliensis includes these proteins:
- a CDS encoding response regulator: MKKQSVLPNWSDKTLLIAEDNETNFIVLSALLKNTQITIYRAHNGAEAIKTIDNHPDIDVILMDISMPDMDGIEATHLIKEKFPDKIIIAQTAHNLNIKREQMADEGCNDYLLKPIRLKVLIETLDKYLS; encoded by the coding sequence ATGAAAAAACAATCTGTTCTTCCGAATTGGTCGGATAAAACACTGCTGATTGCAGAAGACAATGAAACTAATTTCATCGTATTATCCGCTTTATTAAAAAATACGCAAATTACGATATATCGGGCTCACAATGGAGCGGAAGCAATTAAAACCATTGACAATCACCCGGATATAGATGTTATCTTAATGGATATCAGTATGCCGGATATGGATGGAATTGAAGCGACGCACCTGATAAAAGAAAAGTTTCCGGATAAAATAATCATCGCCCAGACAGCCCATAATCTCAATATAAAACGGGAGCAAATGGCAGACGAAGGATGCAACGATTATTTGTTAAAACCAATCAGATTAAAAGTTTTGATCGAAACATTAGATAAGTATCTTTCATAG
- a CDS encoding peptide chain release factor 3: MGFKEEIARRRTFGIISHPDAGKTTLTEKLLLFGGAIHIAGAVKSNKIKKTATSDFMEIERQRGISVATSVMGFEYNDVKINILDTPGHQDFAEDTFRTLTACDSVIIVVDAAKGVESQTRKLMQVCRMRKTPVIVFINKLDRPAHDPFDLLDEIEKELQIKVNPLSWPIGSGDTFRGVYNIYQKNLLLYNPTVQTLPEGIEINDLHSATLIEHIGEREAHALCENLELIQGVYPQLDRQDYLNAEVAPVFFGSALNNFGIRELLDCFIELAPSPLPRETEERTVLSDEEKFTGFVFKIHANMDPNHRDRIAFVKVCSGIFKRNTNYLHVRNGKMLKFSTPTAFMASKKSIIDEAYPGDIVGLHDTGTFKIGDSLTEGEKLHFKGIPSFSPELFKYIENADPMKSKQLAKGIDQLMDEGVAQLFVNQFNGRKIIGTVGALQFEVIEYRLLHEYGASCRWEGINLYKACWIEALDESELTDFKKHKAQYMAKDKHGRDVFLADSQYMLQMAQNNYKKLIFHFTSEF, encoded by the coding sequence ATGGGATTTAAAGAAGAAATTGCACGCAGAAGGACATTCGGTATTATCAGTCACCCGGACGCAGGGAAAACCACGCTTACGGAAAAATTATTACTATTCGGAGGCGCTATTCACATTGCAGGTGCTGTAAAATCGAATAAGATAAAAAAGACGGCGACGTCCGACTTTATGGAAATCGAACGTCAAAGAGGTATCTCTGTGGCCACATCCGTGATGGGATTCGAATACAATGACGTAAAAATCAATATTCTGGATACCCCCGGTCACCAGGACTTCGCTGAAGATACGTTCCGTACCCTGACAGCGTGCGACAGTGTCATTATCGTCGTAGATGCCGCCAAAGGGGTTGAGTCCCAGACCCGCAAGCTTATGCAGGTGTGCCGGATGCGCAAAACCCCGGTAATCGTCTTTATCAACAAACTGGACCGGCCTGCCCATGATCCTTTTGACTTATTGGATGAAATCGAAAAAGAACTGCAGATAAAGGTAAATCCGCTTAGCTGGCCGATCGGCAGCGGAGATACGTTCAGAGGCGTATACAACATTTACCAGAAAAACCTGCTCTTATACAACCCTACAGTTCAAACTTTGCCTGAAGGAATTGAAATAAACGATTTGCATTCGGCAACATTGATCGAACATATCGGAGAACGGGAAGCTCACGCCTTGTGTGAAAATCTGGAATTGATTCAGGGCGTCTACCCTCAACTCGACCGTCAGGATTACCTGAATGCAGAAGTTGCCCCCGTATTCTTCGGTTCGGCACTGAATAATTTCGGCATCAGAGAACTATTGGACTGTTTCATCGAACTGGCTCCTTCCCCGCTTCCCCGGGAAACGGAAGAACGTACCGTACTGTCGGACGAAGAAAAATTCACTGGTTTCGTATTTAAGATACATGCCAATATGGATCCGAACCACCGCGACCGTATTGCATTCGTAAAGGTCTGTTCCGGAATTTTCAAGCGAAATACCAATTATTTGCATGTGAGAAACGGGAAAATGCTGAAATTTTCAACTCCGACAGCTTTTATGGCTTCCAAAAAATCGATTATCGACGAAGCTTATCCCGGAGATATTGTAGGTTTACACGATACAGGAACATTCAAGATCGGAGATTCTTTAACCGAAGGTGAAAAATTACATTTCAAAGGAATACCGAGCTTTTCTCCGGAATTATTCAAATACATAGAAAATGCCGATCCGATGAAATCCAAACAATTGGCTAAAGGTATCGATCAATTGATGGACGAAGGGGTTGCCCAGTTGTTTGTCAACCAATTCAACGGACGCAAAATCATCGGTACTGTCGGAGCATTGCAATTTGAAGTTATCGAATATCGTTTGCTGCACGAATACGGGGCATCCTGCCGCTGGGAAGGCATCAATCTGTACAAAGCATGCTGGATCGAAGCCTTGGATGAAAGTGAGTTAACCGACTTCAAAAAGCACAAAGCCCAATACATGGCTAAAGACAAACACGGCAGGGATGTATTTCTGGCCGATTCACAATATATGCTGCAAATGGCTCAGAACAATTATAAAAAACTGATATTCCATTTTACCTCTGAATTTTAA
- the nfo gene encoding deoxyribonuclease IV, whose translation MKYIGAHVHITGGVENAPEEARALKAGAFALFTKNQRQWVAAPLTVESIDRFRQRCDEYGYAARHILPHDSYLINLGNPDREGLEKSRTAFLDEMKRCEQLGLSLLNFHPGSSLKKISDEACLSLIAESVNLALAQTRGVCAVLENTAGQGSNLGYTFEQLAYIIDKVEDKSRVGVCIDTCHTFAAGYDIKSESGFTETFEHFDEVVGFKYLKGMHLNDSKKELGSHVDRHENIGKGELGMDVFRRIMQDSRFDDIPLVLETPDETLWAEEISLLYGFAERH comes from the coding sequence ATGAAATATATCGGAGCACATGTACATATTACCGGCGGTGTTGAGAATGCCCCGGAGGAGGCTCGGGCGTTGAAGGCCGGAGCTTTTGCTTTGTTTACAAAAAATCAAAGGCAATGGGTCGCTGCCCCTTTGACGGTAGAGAGTATCGATCGTTTTCGCCAACGTTGCGACGAATACGGCTATGCTGCCAGACATATCTTGCCTCACGACAGCTATTTGATCAATCTGGGAAATCCGGATCGGGAAGGATTGGAGAAATCCCGGACTGCTTTTCTGGACGAGATGAAACGTTGTGAGCAATTGGGCTTGAGTTTGTTGAATTTTCATCCGGGAAGCAGTTTAAAGAAAATCAGTGATGAAGCCTGCCTTTCTTTGATTGCCGAATCGGTAAATCTGGCTTTAGCACAAACCCGGGGAGTATGTGCCGTGTTGGAGAATACGGCCGGTCAGGGTTCTAATCTCGGTTATACTTTCGAGCAGTTGGCTTATATTATCGATAAGGTGGAAGATAAAAGTCGGGTGGGCGTGTGTATCGATACCTGCCATACTTTTGCTGCGGGATACGATATCAAGTCGGAGTCCGGTTTTACGGAAACTTTTGAGCATTTTGATGAGGTTGTCGGTTTTAAGTATCTGAAAGGAATGCATTTGAACGATTCCAAAAAAGAATTGGGATCACATGTCGACCGGCATGAAAATATCGGGAAAGGAGAGTTGGGAATGGACGTATTCCGCAGAATTATGCAGGATTCCCGTTTCGATGACATCCCTTTGGTATTGGAAACACCGGACGAAACGTTATGGGCTGAAGAGATCAGTCTGTTGTACGGATTTGCTGAAAGGCATTGA
- a CDS encoding thioesterase family protein, which yields MLETGITYKQSITVQPKDTAAVYGSGSLEVFATPAMVALMENTAVHCLKGHLEEGQDTVGIEINVKHIKATPVGDKVNCKAKVTEIEGRRIRFEIEAEDEKGQIGYAIHDRFIIDPVKFMAKL from the coding sequence ATGCTGGAAACCGGAATCACATACAAACAATCGATAACTGTGCAACCCAAAGACACTGCCGCCGTATACGGATCAGGTAGTCTGGAAGTTTTCGCCACTCCGGCGATGGTTGCCCTTATGGAAAATACGGCGGTTCATTGCCTCAAAGGACATCTGGAAGAAGGCCAGGACACCGTCGGAATTGAAATAAATGTAAAACATATTAAAGCAACGCCCGTAGGAGACAAAGTAAATTGCAAAGCGAAAGTAACGGAAATCGAAGGACGCAGAATACGTTTTGAAATAGAGGCAGAGGACGAAAAAGGGCAAATCGGATATGCCATCCATGACCGTTTCATCATTGACCCGGTAAAATTCATGGCTAAACTTTAG